The following DNA comes from Methanosarcina vacuolata Z-761.
AACTGCTGGTATCCTCTCTGCTCTATAGTTATAAGGTTGCATTCTGGAGATTCGAGCACAATGCCTGCTTCATACTTTGTACATTCTCCTATAACGACTAAGTTACATATATTTTGTACTTTTTTGATCTTTTGTGGATCAATTGTAATAAGAAGTTCGAAATCTCCACCCGTGTAAAGGGCAAATTCCCTTAGCTTGTCCGGATTTGAAGCAAATTTCCGGACTTCCACGAGGATAGGAAGGGCATTTTCCCGGACCCTGAAGCCCACACGGCTCTGCCTGGAAAAGTCGTAAAGGGACATTGCAAGGCCGTCACTCGTATCCATCATAGACGTGACTGCTCCGGACTCAGCCAGCATCCTTGCTTCTTTCGTGCGCGGGACAGGCTCAAAAAGTGCATTCAGGACAGTTTCGCTCACAGGCTTGCGAGACTGAAGGGCCTCCAGAGCTGCTCCTGCTGACCCTGTATAACCTGTGACACAGACAAGGTCACCTGGTCTTGCTCCACGCCGAAGAAGGAGCTGGTCTTTTTTCACTCTGCCAAGTGCCGTCCCTGTAATTGTCAGTTCTGCGTGAGTATCAAGATCGCCTCCTA
Coding sequences within:
- the thiL gene encoding thiamine-phosphate kinase — its product is MKNTKVSSVGERALISILSEIFKAPDGREKGQEGILIGAGSDDCAVLDLKGEDCLVVTTDMLHRTTDFPEEMTPWQMGWMSAAVNLSDIAAMGAEPIGLVMAIGMPADTEIAFVEALAKGMQACAEFCGTTIIGGDLDTHAELTITGTALGRVKKDQLLLRRGARPGDLVCVTGYTGSAGAALEALQSRKPVSETVLNALFEPVPRTKEARMLAESGAVTSMMDTSDGLAMSLYDFSRQSRVGFRVRENALPILVEVRKFASNPDKLREFALYTGGDFELLITIDPQKIKKVQNICNLVVIGECTKYEAGIVLESPECNLITIEQRGYQQLKAEAVDRSS